DNA from Acipenser ruthenus chromosome 23, fAciRut3.2 maternal haplotype, whole genome shotgun sequence:
aaatgaaaattattagtgttatcgtatattttgcatgtttcaaacatattctaccataacACTTCTCttgcactgtcttgtacactagatattcagtacatattttactgaagcactacaaccgctgtAGGTACCCCCcctccccagtgctttggatactacacctgctccatacacggcagcggagccatatagagttgctacgtataacgatttggtagtggattttaatacaattgTAATTTTGTAGAATCTGATCATTTTTTTGGTTAAACTGAGTAAAGACTTGCCGTGTAGTGTGTGTTTGATAGTTAGATGGCAGGAATATTCTAGGTTGGGAATGTCTTCACTTTAACTTGCTTTCCTTTTCCTGTTCTGTTATAGTGTTCCACTGGCAAGCCACAATAATGGGACCAGTAAGTATGTTTCTTCATTATTTCCTccatttcagaataaaaaaactAGTTTACTTATTGGTGTTTTTCTATATTTTACTTTGACAGAATGACAGTCCTTACCAGGGTGGAGTGTTTTTCTTGACAATTCACTTTCCCACAGATTATCCCTTCAAACCACCAAAGGTGAGCTCTTTTGATTTTCTGGTGCATAATGTACTTCgcctttttaaataaaacttgaGCAATGTAACCTGTAAATACATAAGCTTTTATTTTGTCCCCAATTTAGGTTGCATTTACAACAAGAATCTATCACCCCAATATCAACAGCAATGGCAGCATCTGTCTGGATATTCTGCGCTCGCAGTGGTCTCCGGCACTCACTATTTCAAAAGGTATGCATGTCAGGCTGTTGGGTAGGTGACTGTACAGTCAGAGCGCTTGCTGTCCAGTAATAATGTGGGTGctcctgtatgtttgtatgtcATTGTATCCACTTTAATGATGCTGATGGCTGTAATTGTTTACTGAAAAAGGTGCGCAAGAGAAGCTGtccctcattggtcagttccctagctgccacacgacaaaatcgcaaaaatagacaccaatccttttttttcccccacaggaAGTGTGAACGGCACGtgtcaaatacatattttattattttttatcgtGGTGTGTTGTACTACACATTAACTCGTCGCATCGCGTCCGCTGTGTAGAGGCCTTAACAGTCGCAAAAAGGTACTGAATAAATAGTAGGCTACATGATTAGTGCTTAAAAGTGAAAAGGAATGCAGCAATGttaaaatatggcttgtttattgatagatatattgacatGTGTAAAATATTCTCTACTCGTTTTCAATGTGTTGCTGGATGCTACAGAGaatatttcatgttttgtaaAGCAGCACAAAACTCACAGCAAAACCATCTGCTAGGAGTACTAGTGCTGCCTCTGGGTCTCGTTCCTGTCTAACATCTTGGGCTGTGACGAGATCTTGGCACAGGTGGTGTAGCGCACCCTAAAGACAGAAAGCTGAAGTTTTACACGCAAAGCGcactttaattaacaaaaacaaacaggcacaaaataaacatggcacgagggccaaaataaaaggttcacacaaacaagacaatacaggctgggcatttgcctttaCGATAAAGTTTACACTCCAAAAGCACATTTCCACACAGGTACACTCCTCCAACTCCCTCTTCCCcacacaaaggatttctccttccttatatGCAGGTGGCCACTCCTCAGTTACCTCATTGGGGAATGGCCCTACCTGTGATTGCTGGtagggacagatttaaccacatccctgccaaccttacacttatttacataagcagggcttttgccctgtcAGTGTACCAATAGTACATTCAGTATCTGTaacatttctttataaatgtaCCAGTAAATGTGGATATATACAAAAATAGGACATGAAGTGTTGTAGATACCTGTGACAAAACATCATCTCTTGCCTCGTGAACTCTACACAGAATGAGCTGCTGGTCTGCATGTTGCTTTGTCAAGAGGAAAAAAACTGATCTCTTACCCAGAGATCAGATGTAATCCTTTTCGGCGCCAAAGCCCATGTTACTTCCTCCATAAAAGCCTAGATTTCTCCTGCATTTGCTTGGGTTTTTTTCATtctattgtttttgtgttatcaaggtgtttttaaaaatatatatatttttttgtgtgtgtgccctTCTAGCTTTCAGTTAGTTATGCTTTGTTTATGTAGCTGACCCCTCTCAACTCTGGTGGTCTCCTGCTCAGTTATATCAGGGATCTGTGTTTTAAGTGTGTTCGATATCGAGATCGCCAGCACAGAAGACCAGGGCTCCGTTGTTCCAGCTACGACCAGACAAAGCCGGTCATCCTCCTTAAAAACAAGATGTTGGGATCAAAACTGCACAAGACGAGAtgacaaaatattttttgtgcCGGCTATTTCATTGCTCTGACAAAGGCGTCGCCATCTTTCCCTGTGGGAGTGGTTTAGTATGCTTCCCTGCACAgcgggaaaagaaaaaaataaaataaagaatgtcCGGCTACACTGATCAACTGCTTCCAGTGGGTTATGGTATGAAGGTTTTTTCTGTTCACAGGTATGGTAGCCTGTAACTCTGCGACGGTGGCACCAAGACAAACACAGTAACAGACGATCAGCGGTACTCTCTGCCTGCAGTGGCCGGTCCGGATGACATCACTGACTCCTGCCCTGGCGAGGCCGTGCTGGAATACACAGTTGTGTATGTACCGATGCTGACGCTGTGAGAGGGTTTCACCTTCTCCCCAAAGTCAAATACAGAGTCCTGATGGGCCGATTCCTGTGGCATCTACTGATGCAGAGGATAAGAAAACCTCTAAAGGGTTCCCCTTCTATGAGGTGGTCTGGAAACCCAACGGGCTGTATGGAGGAATCGCCTGCATACATGTACGCTGATGCTGGGATGAGAAGGTTTCACCTCTCGCAACATAAAGACCCAGACTTAAACAGGTACCAGACCCAAATAGGTGAGTGTGGTTCCTgtaccagtaaataaatacacattgtaGAAGGCAGTCTGGAGACCTAATGGGCATGAATTTGCCCTGTACTCCTGTAAGTCTCCTTGTAGAAGACATCTGCCAGACGAAGAAATAATAAAGCAATGCTGTTTTAAGAAGGATTTCATCCACTTCAGTAACCAGATCTAAACATGGATGTTTTCCTTAACATCTTAGGGGTAAATTCTACTTGTTAACAGCCAAAACTTCTTTTtggctccaccacctgagggtggattGACACCTATCTGGAGAAGGGTTGCACCATCTCCACAGGCAACAGATATGTTAGTAACTATAAGCTAGGTCACCTAATGTCAACACAGGCTGGAGGGAAGGCTGTCTGCGGTCGGGCAGACATCTACACCAGCTCGTGTATACTAGCCATACACTGGAGTGTTAGTATTTTACCTAGAGGGTACATGGTACACATTTGACACTAACATCACAGCTTTGACGAATGTCATTACGGCAGGAGGTGTTATCTAGGTGGATCTATCCTGCTCAGCAGCTGTGAGAGGCGCATTCCCCAGTGGGGGATTCTTAACAAGCAGTTGCCTTTTCAGGCATCAGCGGTTCTCGTACCCTTTGGAAAGGGAAGCCTCTTCTAGCCCAGCCAGGGATGCTGATCTTTCTATTGCCATAATAGGGAAATAGGCAAGTTTACGTCCTGATATTCCTACCTCTATCCCACTTTCTGGCAAGCAGGCAAAATATACATTCGCTTCCTACGGGCCTGAAACTTAAATTAACCTGCTACCCTACAGGATACCCAACAGTGAGAACAGTAAAACCAGCAACGGACATATCTGCACACTGAGAACTGGTTATGCTACAGAGGGTTTACAAAAGATTCAATCCATGCTCTCATCCTTTCAGAAGGGGTCCATTCCAGGTATCTGTAGTAGTAAAGGAAATTCGGATCTGAACACTACATTTGTTTGGGGAAAATTCAGGATGGCATCTCCACCACCACCGTCATCAAGGCAGTCCTCCCAGGAGACTGACAGTTTCCATTAGATCTGTAGGAGAGCCGCTTCCATCTCCACATACATAAGGACTGCAGCAGTACCTCTCTTCTCCATCGGAACCAGCCAATGCCAGCCTGTTTTTTGCCTTGGATCTCTATAGTATTCACGTAGTATTCACGTAGTGTAGACAAAGTAACATTCACAAAGCATAGACATACATCATTAGACGACTTTTGAGGGCaagttctctctctcttgctctctctctctctctctctcaaaaaaaaaaaaataaaagggcgGGTAAACCCTGGAGCACAGTAAGAAGACtcgtcccttttttttttttaggagagaGGCTCATTGATCTACAGTGAAATATCACCTCTCTCCACAGCATACACGCAGCATTCTGGGAACCCCTCTATACACTTGCAGGAAGAGTGTATCTTCGAGTGTATTTCACATAGGAGAGGATGGTCACAAACCATCAGCTGTCAAGCCTCTTCTAGATGGGGCCCAGGCCAACAGCAGTTATTTCAGCAGTTTCTGGGCACTAGCAGCAATAATCTCCTTGGTAAGAGAAGCAAAACTACAGGTGACACACATAGGGGtgtctccttttttttcttttttaatagatCTTCCCAGTATCCCTCAACATCAAGCCTTCCTTGGGAGCTACAACAGGAGCCACAAGGTGGCAACTTTTCAGGGAGCAGATTTATCGGAGGAGCAGTTACCACAACTAACACCTTCACGGAAATCATCCCGACTttcagcaatctgccatgcactgAAAACCCTTTGCCCAGTTAAGACATCGTCAAAGGACATCATAATCCAGACAACCTACTTGCTGGACTACTTTTTTACAGAagatgttgatgagttgacagatccATCTGATGGTGAACTTCACATTATGCacccgtcaaacaatttggtgtaaaatgaaaaccagtcACGGAATTTAGAATATTCTTTCAGATTTCAGAAgttttaggtaggagatcactaaattacacttttCTAAGATTGAATTTGAGtacattcaattatttttttacattcaaccTAGGTAATTGTAGGGTataagtacaaggttgtcctggaagaaaacttgcttccttctgctctgacaatgttccccaactctgaggattggtttttccagcaggacaatgctccatgccacacagccaggtcaatcaaggtgtggatggaggaccaccagatcaagaccctgtcatggccagcccaatctccagacctgaaccccattgaaaacctctggaatgtgatcaagaggaagatggatggtcacaaacCATCAAACAAaaccgagctgcttgaatttttgcgccaggagtggcataaagtcacccaacatcaatgtgaaagactggtggagagcatgccgagacgcatgaaagctgtgcttgaaaatcagggttattccaccacatattgatttctgaactcttcctaagttaaaacattagtattgtgttgtttaaaaatgaatatgaacttattttctttgcattattcgaggtctgacaacactggtctgacaaatcttttttgttattttgaccagttgtcattttctgcaaataaatgctctaaatgacaatatttttatttggaatttgggagaaatgttgtcagtagtttatagaataaaacaaaaatgttcattttacccaaacacatacctataaatagtaaaaccagagaaactgataattttgtagtggtctcttaattttttccagatcTGTATATAGAGTACTGTGctaaagttttaggcaggtgtgaaaaaatgctgtaaagtaagaatgctttcaaaaatagacatgttaatagattatatttatcaattaactaaatgcaaagtgagtgaacagaagaaaaatctacatcaaatccatatttggtgtgaccaccctttgccttcaaaacagcatcaattcttctaggtacacttgcacaaagtcagggattttgtaggcatatagtcaggtgtatgattaaacaattataccaaacaggtgctaatgatcatcaattcaatatgtaggttgaaacacaatcattaactgaaacagaaacagctgtgtaggaggaatacaccatggcaagactgagcacagcaacaagacacaagatagttatactgcatcagcaaggtctctcccaggcagaaatttcaaggcagatgggggtttccagatgtgctgtccaagctcttttgaagaagcacaaagaaacgggcaacgttgaggaccgtagacgcagtggtcggccaaggaaacttactgcagcagatgaaagacacatcatgcttacttcccttcgcaatcggaagatgtccagcagtgccatcagctcagaattggcagaaaacagtgggaccctggtacacccatctactgtccggagaagtctggtcagaagtggccttcatggaagacttgcggccaaaaaacCATACCTCCGaagtggaaacaaggccaagcgactcaactatgcacgaaaacacagaaactggggtacagaaaaatggcagcaggtgctctggactgatgagtcaaaatttgaaatatttggctgtagcagaaggcagtttgttcgccgaagggctggagagcggtacacgaatgagtgtctgcaggcaacagtgaagcatggtggaggttccttgcaagtttggggctgcatttctgcaaatggagttggggatttggtcagaattaatggtctcctcaatgctgagaagtacaggcagatacttatccatcatgcaataccatcagggaggcatctgattggccccaaatttattctgcagcatgacaacgaccccaaacatacagcgaaagtcattaagaactatcttcagcataaagaagaacaaggagtcctggaagtgatggtatggcccccacagagccctgatctcaacatcatcgagtctgtctgggattacatggagagagaagcaactgaggctgcctaaatccacagaagaactgtggttagttctccaagatgtttgggccaacctacctgccgagttccttcaaaaactgtgtgcaagtgtagctagaagaattgatgctgttttgaaggcaaagggtggtcacaccaaatatggatttgatttagatgtttcttctgttcactcactttgcattttgttaattgataaatataaactattaacatgtctatttttgaaagcattcttactttacagcattttttcacacctgcctaaaacttttgcacagtactgtgtgtgtgtctgtatatatatatatatatatatatatatatatatatatatatatatatatatataaaacattttatttttttccctccataatgaattatattCTCCCGATTTGTGGATCTGCAtttgtgccatataaaaatgtgagaaacttCATCAGTttgtctgcggttattacataatctatattgttcttatacagttttACGGTTATGCCCCAGtacagcgctgtgaacacggtttatattttctcTTAAGATAGTTAATACACTACAGGGTGTCCGGCAGCCCCATTGAGACTCGCTCATATGTGTTGCTTTGAGCTCCATTTTCTAGTAGGCATCCTCGTCCCTGACAATAGGCCAGCAATATTTGGATAGTAAATTGAGAAAATTGCCAGACTTGTTCTTGGCTCCCACTGGATATAAAGGTCCTGGATATACAGTGGAGCTGTGATCTGCTGTCCAGAACAGGATTATGTTTTCCACAATCCTTTTGCGGTTGATTTTTAGCTGCGTGAAGACTGAAGAGCTAGAGCTATCTGAACAAGTACAAACCCTTCTTGCTGAAGAAAAAGGGGGAAACCTTCAGGCTTCAGGTCCATACAGATGAATGGAATTAAGTTATCCTTGAGTGCGATCCATCCAAAATCAGTGCACGACCTTCTTTCTATCTACATTTATTATCATACCTCAGCCACCTGCTTTCACAGGTTGTTTCCTCCTgaccaagcaacatggagaccaGGAGTTCACTCTGTGgagtatatcatcatcatcatcattataaaGAACACTCCTGTCCAGGGTGAATGCTTTGTACACTCaggtttttttgtaaatgtacagAGGATGGACATGTGATATTACACACAGATACTTTCTGCATTTCACACAGGTAATGTTTGTCTTCATTGCTTGAAGGGCAAAAGTTGCATCTTGCACGTTTAGTACCAATGCCAGTTGCTGCAGGCAGACCGTGCCCTCTGTAGGGGACAAGACTTTCATCCACTGTAACATTTTGTCCTGGGTTATAAAGCAAAAGCTGCATTTCTACCCATTTACCCCACACTTACCTGATAGCAGCTCATTTGTTTTGTGCCTATTGGCTCTGGTATCGCGATTATCAAAGCGAATCATTCTAGCAATAATGTGAAGTGTTTCCAGTGACATAGTGGCTGGAGATATAGCCCTATCAGATTCTCTATTCCACAGACTAGCAGTTGCTTCTCCTTTTGGGTCTGTACCCTCCAGCTAACAAAAGTAACCCAATGTATGCGTGCACAGCAACGTGATCGCGTTCTTTCCACTTTGCACCATGTACACGCCTGCCTTCCATGTTGCTCAGTATTATGCTTCCAGTATTATATTTGATTGCTGGTGGTATGTCATGAATGAGAGTAACAGTATATGTAGTAGGTCCAGGAAACATTGTGACGACACTGAAATTTGACAGGCTACCAGGATTCATATGTGGAGATGCTTGGTTATAACTAAGTCAATTGATTTTCTTCATGCATACAAAGCTATGTGGGTAAATACCTCGGGTCAAATTGACCCAAGGCATTGTTTGTATACAAGATCAGTTCTAAACCAAATAAACGTCCTCAAAGttcttattttctgttaactttgTGACCCCGACTTAAGAAAAGTTGTACAATATTATAGAGAAAGACAGAAGTGTAATTTAAGTCAATGGAAACCAGTGTCATTTCAAATGGATCCGAAACATGATAGTAGGATTGACAAGCTctgattttaaactttaaatatcTAAACTAATTATAAACCCCAAAAATGACAGAGCTgcaaacacacactatttacacattTCCATGTGCAGGGCCCTGCCCAGCCACACTACAGCTAATAAGTGAGTGGCTGACATGATTGGACTGCCTTCCCTAGtactaatcggggtctgtgagaTGAGCAATATAGATACTGTAACGCATTGAATTATATAAACCAACTTCAGCTGCAGGGTTATTCGAGGTAAAAGGGATTGTTGGCTGGTCTGTAGTCTTGACTATTGAAGTGGTTTGCAATGTCTTGCA
Protein-coding regions in this window:
- the LOC117413250 gene encoding ubiquitin-conjugating enzyme E2 D2 isoform X2 — encoded protein: MALKRIHKELNDLARDPPAQCSAGPVGDDMFHWQATIMGPNDSPYQGGVFFLTIHFPTDYPFKPPKVAFTTRIYHPNINSNGSICLDILRSQWSPALTISKGMVACNSATVAPRQTQ